A single region of the Lates calcarifer isolate ASB-BC8 linkage group LG16_LG22, TLL_Latcal_v3, whole genome shotgun sequence genome encodes:
- the gpr137ba gene encoding G protein-coupled receptor 137Ba — MEAVVEEKEPSPMDEPLPLPTLSPAVPPYVTLGLTVVYTVFYSLLFIFIYVQLWLVLRYRHKRFSYQTVFLFLCLLWSALRTVLFSFYFKNFVTANTLGPFPFWLLYCFPVCLQFFTLSLMNLYFAQVVFKAKSKYAPELLRYRLPMYLLFLFISLVFLVVNLVCALLVRMSSAEAHTIVLVRVTINDTLFVLCAVSLSLCLYKIAKMSLANIYLESKGTSVCQVTVIGAIVILLYSSRACYNLVVLGLSNKSINSFDYDWYNVSDQADLQSTLGDAGYIVFGVILFVWELLPTSLVVFFFRVRQPNIDRSVSGLPGHVFSSRAYFFDNPRRYDSDDDLAWSVMPQNIQASLAADSYEWGSQSSGIGAYIGGDDSYHLPPPPEELNHY, encoded by the exons ATGGAGGCcgtggtggaggagaaggagccgTCGCCGATGGACGAGCCCCTACCTCTGCCCACCCTGAGCCCGGCCGTGCCTCCTTACGTCACCCTGGGCCTGACGGTGGTCTACACCGTCTTCTactccctcctcttcatcttcatctacGTCCAGCTCTGGCTGGTCCTGCGGTACCGACACAAGCGCTTCAGCTACCAGACCGTGTTCCTGTTCCTGTGCCTGCTGTGGTCGGCCCTGCGCACCGTGCTCTTCTCCTTCTACTTCAAGAACTTTGTCACGGCCAACACTCTGGGGCCCTTTCCCTTCTGGCTGCTCTACTGCTTCCCTGTCTGCCTCCAGTTCTTCACACTCAGCCTCATGAACCTGTACTTTGCACAG GTGGTTTTCAAGGCAAAGTCGAAATACGCACCAGAGCTTTTACGATACAG GCTGCCTATGTACCTGCTCTTCCTGTTCATCAGCCTGGTGTTTTTAGTCGTGAACTTGGTGTGTGCCCTGCTGGTGAGGATGTCCTCCGCTGAGGCCCACACCATAGTGCTGGTGAGGGTCACCATCAACGACACGCTCTTCGTCCTGTGCGCTGTCTCGCTCTCCCTGTGTCTTTACAAGATCGCTAAGATGTCGCTGGCCAACATTTACCTGGAATCCAAG GGGACGTCGGTGTGCCAGGTGACGGTTATCGGCGCCATCGTCATCCTCCTGTACTCGTCCAGGGCCTGCTACAACCTGGTCGTCCTGGGACTCTCCAACAAGAGCATTAACTCCTTTGACTACGACTGGTACAACGTTTCAGACCAG gCAGATTTACAGTCGACTCTGGGCGACGCCGGCTACATCGTCTTCGGAGTGATCTTGTTCGTGTGGGAGCTGCTCCCCACTTCCCTCGTGGTTTTCTTCTTCAGAGTCCGGCAGCCTAACATAGACAGG AGCGTCTCTGGGCTTCCTGGTCACGTCTTCTCCTCCAGGGCTTACTTCTTCGACAACCCACGCCGTTACGACAGCGACGACGACCTAGCGTGGAGCGTCATGCCTCAGAACATCCAAGCcag CCTGGCTGCTGACAGCTACGAGTGGGGGAGCCAGAGCAGCGGCATCGGTGCCTACATCGGAGGAGACGACAGTTACcacctgcctcctcctccagaggAGCTCAACCATTACTGA